The region TTTGACGCCTCCCCATCAAACACCAACTGAAGCGCTAATTGCTGATCAACAATGGTGTGGTACTTCACATCAATTAGGCGATTTGATGCCATTGCATTAGATGAACAAACAATGAAAACACCTAAACAGTGCACCAACCTGAATAGTGAGGATAAACTCAATACTGTTTTTTTCGAGGCAGAAGATCTCATGATTCCCTCATCCTTCGCTTGTTATTCTCCGGTCAACTCCATGCTGCTGACTCTTTCAGTCCAGCAACCAGAACCATCTGAAATTAATTCAATTATTTCGATTTTTTGTGGTGTAACTTTGGCAATTCTTCCATTGTACAGACCGAGATAATCACCTAAGCCTAAGCGGTATACACTGCCATCATTACTCTCAACTAGCGCCCATATGTTTTCAATTTCACTTAGGGTTCCACGCATTTTTAAATTATCTAACGCATAAGTTTCCAACCTTCCCTTACGTCTTTTTAAATTTGGTTGTAAGCAATTTTTAGTCGTATCGATCACCTCTTCAGTCAATTCCCTAGATGGGGGAACAAACGGACTGCGCATTGCATCAGCTCTATATGCAAAATGTTCAAACTTAGGCGTCTGTCTTAAAGGAGGAATATCAGCA is a window of Shewanella sp. VB17 DNA encoding:
- a CDS encoding pilus assembly protein PilP, whose protein sequence is MKALTFIMCVISLVGCVGDSSDLELFVINTKAQRVADIPPLRQTPKFEHFAYRADAMRSPFVPPSRELTEEVIDTTKNCLQPNLKRRKGRLETYALDNLKMRGTLSEIENIWALVESNDGSVYRLGLGDYLGLYNGRIAKVTPQKIEIIELISDGSGCWTERVSSMELTGE